From Camelina sativa cultivar DH55 chromosome 7, Cs, whole genome shotgun sequence, one genomic window encodes:
- the LOC104749975 gene encoding ATP-dependent zinc metalloprotease FTSH 3, mitochondrial — protein MIFFSKLGRSISRSRGFLNGGGVRSAVLNEARLLAPSGLDAASVNQVEGGGLGFLRRHFASLASRKGLVNNDLIGVFANPRLRRFFSDEAPKKKNYENYFPKDAKQEPKSDQKSDHKEGSEKNESENVGDMFMNRFQNLLIPLLALGLFFSSFSFGSGDQQQISFQEFKNKLLEPGLVDHIDVSNKSVAKVYVRSTPKDQQTTDIQGNGNGIPAKRTGGQYKYYFNIGSVDSFEEKLEEAQEALGVDPHEYVPVTYVSEMVWYQEIMRFAPTLLLLGTLFYGARRMQGGLGVGGTGGKNGRGIFNIGKATITRADKNSKNKIYFKDVAGCEEAKQEIMEFVHFLKNPKKYEDLGAKIPKGALLVGPPGTGKTLLAKATAGESGVPFLSISGSDFMEMFVGVGPSRVRHLFQEARASAPSIIFIDEIDAIGRARGRGGLGGNDERESTLNQLLVEMDGFGTTAGVVVLAGTNRPDILDKALLRPGRFDRQITIDKPDIKGRDQIFQIYLKKIKLDHEPSYYSQRLAALTPGFAGADIANVCNEAALIAARHEGATVTMAHFESAIDRVIGGLEKKNRVISKLERRTVAYHESGHAVTGWFLEHAEPLLKVTIVPRGTAALGFAQYVPNENLLMTKEQLFDMTCMTLGGRAAEQVLIGRISTGAQNDLEKVTKMTYAQVAVYGFSDKVGLLSFPPRDDGYDFSKPYSNKTGAIIDQEVREWVSKAYERTIELVEEHKEKVAEIAELLLEKEVLHQDDLLKILGERPFKSAEVTNYDRFKSGFEESEKDSAATPRVEPVVDEGAPPPLEPQVVPT, from the exons atgatcttcttctccaagcttgGTCGCTCCATTTCTCGTTCAAGG ggttttttgaaCGGTGGTGGTGTTAGATCGGCGGTGCTAAACGAGGCGAGGTTACTTGCTCCGTCAGGTCTTGATGCGGCGTCGGTTAATCAAGTGGAAGGTGGagggttagggtttttgagACGACACTTTGCTTCTTTAGCTTCTCGGAAGGGTTTAGTCAACAATGATTTGATTGGTGTTTTTGCTAATCCAAGACTTCGTAGATTCTTCTCTGATGAAGCTCCTAAGAAGAAGA ATTATGAAAACTATTTTCCTAAAGATGCAAAGCAAGAACCCAAGAGTGATCAGAAATCAGATCATAAAG AGGGTTCAGAGAAGAATGAAAGTGAGAACGTGGGAGATATGTTCATGAATCGGTTCCAAAATTTGCTAATTCCTCTACTAGCTCTtggtttgttcttctcttctttctcgttTGGCTCTGGGGACCAACAACAG attAGTTTCCAGGAGTTCAAAAACAAGCTTCTCGAGCCTGGTCTAGTTGACCACATAGATGTTTCAAACAAATCAGTAGCAAAAGTCTATGTGAGGAGCACACCGAAAGACCAGCAAACAACTGACATCCAAGGCAATGGTAACGGTATTCCTGCTAAAAGAACTGGTGGTCAGTATAAGTACTACTTCAACATCGGTAGTGTCGACTCTTTTGAGGAGAAACTCGAAGAAGCTCAAGAAGCATTAGGTGTTGATCCTCATGAATATGTTCCTGTAACATACGTCTCTGAAATGGTCTGGTATCAAGAGATCATGAGGTTTGCACCAACTTTATTGCTCTTGGGTACTCTTTTCTATGGTGCGAGACGGATGCAAGGCGGATTGGGTGTCGGAGGAACCGGTGGAAAGAATGGTCGTGGCATTTTCAATATAGGCAAGGCTACAATAACAAGAGCCGATAAAAATTCCAAGAATAAG ATATATTTTAAGGATGTTGCTGGATGTGAAGAGGCTAAACAAGAAATTATGGAGTTTGTACATTTCCTTAAGAACCCAAAGAAGTATGAGGATTTGGGTGCTAAAATCCCAAAAGGTGCGCTTTTAGTAGGTCCTCCTGGAACCGGAAAGACCCTTTTAGCAAAAGCAACTGCAGGGGAATCAGGTGTGCCGTTTCTGTCTATATCCGGTTCAGATTTCATGGAGATGTTTGTTGGTGTTGGCCCTTCAAGGGTGAGACATTTGTTCCAAGAAGCTAGAGCATCAGCACCGAGTATTATCTTCATAGATGAGATTGACGCCATTGGTCGTGCAAGAGGACGTGGGGGTTTAGGTGGTAACGATGAGCGTGAAAGCACTTTGAATCAGTTGCTAGTTGAAATGGACGGTTTTGGTACAACTGCTGGAGTTGTGGTTCTTGCTGGAACCAACAGACCTGATATTTTGGATAAAGCTTTGTTACGGCCTGGTCGGTTTGATCGCCAGATAACCATTGATAAACCTGATATCAAAGGTCGTGATCAGATTTTTCAGATTTACTTAAAGAAGATCAAACTCGATCATGAGCCATCGTATTACTCTCAAAGACTTGCTGCTCTAACTCCTGGATTTGCTGGAGCTGACATTGCTAATGTCTGTAATGAAGCGGCTCTTATTGCTGCTAGACATGAAGGAGCAACTGTTACTATGGCACACTTTGAATCTGCTATTGATCGTGTTATTGGTGGTCTTGAGAAGAAGAACCGGGTCATAAGCAAGTTGGAGCGTCGTACAGTTGCATATCATGAGTCTGGACACGCGGTTACTGGGTGGTTCCTGGAACACGCAGAGCCATTGCTGAAGGTGACTATTGTGCCACGTGGTACAGCAGCGCTCGGGTTTGCTCAATACGTTCCAAATGAAAACCTTCTCATGACCAAAGAGCAACTCTTTGACATGACTTGTATGACCCTTGGTGGCCGTGCAGCTGAGCAg GTATTGATAGGAAGAATCTCAACAGGTGCGCAGAACGATCTTGAGAAAGTGACAAAGATGACGTACGCGCAAGTAGCTGTGTACGGTTTCAGTGACAAGGTTGGACTGCTCTCGTTTCCGCCAAGGGACGATGGCTACGACTTCTCTAAACCTTACAGCAACAAAACTGGTGCGATCATAGACCAGGAAGTTAGGGAATGGGTGAGCAAAGCTTATGAGCGGACAATAGAGCTGGTCGAGGAACACAAAGAGAAAGTGGCTGAGATCGCCGAGCTTTTACTAGAAAAAGAAGTGCTGCATCAGGATGATCTTCTAAAGATTCTAGGTGAACGTCCGTTTAAGTCGGCAGAGGTGACTAATTATGACCGTTTTAAGTCTGGTTTTGAGGAGAGTGAGAAGGACTCAGCTGCCACGCCGAGGGTGGAGCCTGTGGTTGATGAAGGAGCTCCCCCGCCGCTTGAACCTCAGGTTGTTCCGACGTAA
- the LOC104700606 gene encoding ubiquitin fusion degradation protein 1 homolog codes for MNGVGDASSFEQCYRCYPVTFIEKAHLEKGDKIIMPPSALDRLASLHIEYPMLFQLSNVSVEKTSHCGVLEFTADEGLVYLPYWMMLNMSLQEGDILQVKNISLVKGTYIKLQPHTQDFLDISNPKAILETTLRSYSCLTTGDTIMVPYNNKQYFINVIEAKPSSAVSIIETDCEVDFAPPLDYKEPVKPQKLTPSNKRTREVEEEEPTSKVPKFTPFTGSGKRLDGKAQPQTESEDTKQEEKPTENGKDDEKLSVTTPRQRSGKLVFGSNSKPAAKETTKVDPKNIEQESTTKSDEAKFQVFTGKKYSLKG; via the exons ATGAATGGTGTAGGAGATGCTTCTAGCTTCGAGCAGTGTTACCGGTGTTACCCAGTCACATTCATTGAAAAG GCACATCTTGAGAAGGGTGACAAAA TTATCATGCCTCCTTCTGCTCTTGATCGTCTTG CTTCTTTGCATATTGAATACCCAATGCTGTTTCAACTGAGTAATGTTTCTGTTGAGAAGACTTCACATTGCGGTGTACTTGAATTCACCGCAGACGAAGGCCTTGTTTACTTGCCGTATTGG ATGATGTTAAACATGTCTCTTCAAGAGGGAGATATTTTGCAAGTTAAGAATATCAGCTTGGTCAAAGGGACTTACATTAAGCTACAGCCTCATACTCAAGATTTCTTGGATATTTCCAACCCAAAAGCCAT CTTGGAGACTACGCTTAGGAGCTACTCTTGCTTAACCACCGGTGATACTATTATGGTTCCTTATAACAACAAGCAATATTTTATCAATGTGATTGAAGCAAAGCCTTCTTCAGCTGTGAGTATTATCGAAACAGATTGTGAGGTTGATTTTGCTCCTCCTCTTGATTACAAAGAACCTGTGAAGCCACAAAAGTTGACTCCCTCAAATAAGCGAACTCGTGAAG ttgaggaagaggaaCCAACCAGCAAAGTTCCCAAATTCACGCCGTTCACTGGATCAGGAAAACGTTTAGATGGAAAAGCACAACCACAAACTGAATCAGAAgatacaaaacaagaagaaaagccAACTGAGAATGGGAAAGACGATGAGAAGCTGTCAGTTACCACCCCACGGCAACGATCAGGGAAGCTTGTCTTTGGTTCAAACAGCAAACCAGCTGCAAAAGAAACTACGAAA GTTGATCCAAAGAACATCGAGCAAGAGAGTACAACAAAATCAGATGAAGCCAAGTTTCAAGTGTTCACAGGAAAGAAATACTCACTCAAAGGTTAA